The Desulfovibrio aminophilus genome segment GATTTCCGCGCCACCGAATCCCTCGGCATGCAGCTCGTCACCCACCTGGCCGAACAGCTCCAGGGCCAAGTGGACCTGGAACCCGGGCCGGGCTGCTCCTTCCGCGTCCTTTTTCCGGAGAAGAAGCCATGACCACCGCCGCCCGCATCCTGCTCGTGGAGGACGAACGGATCATCGCCCTGGAAATGAAGCTCTTTCTCCAGCGTCTCGGCTACCAGGTGGCCGCCAGCCTGGCCACGGGCGAACAGGCCCTGGCCGACGCCCCCGCCATCCGCCCCGACCTCGTGCTCATGGACATCATGCTCGCCGGCGACCTCGACGGCATCGAAACCGCCCGCCGCCTGCGCGCCGTCTGCCCGGCCCCGGTCGTCTACTGCACCGCCTACACCGACCCCGAAACCATGCGCCGCGCCCAGGACACCAGCCCCGCCGGAATTCTCACCAAACCCGTCAACCTCGACGACCTCCGCCGCACCATCGACCAGGGACTGGGCAGGGGATAGCAGGCCGGGGCTCCGCCCCGCACCCCGCCAGGGCTCGGCCCTGGACCTTTCAGTGCCGCGGGGGGGGGGGGGGGGGGGGGGGGGGGGGGGGCGGCGGGCCGGCGGCGCGGCGGGCC includes the following:
- a CDS encoding response regulator; the protein is MTTAARILLVEDERIIALEMKLFLQRLGYQVAASLATGEQALADAPAIRPDLVLMDIMLAGDLDGIETARRLRAVCPAPVVYCTAYTDPETMRRAQDTSPAGILTKPVNLDDLRRTIDQGLGRG